One Bombus pyrosoma isolate SC7728 linkage group LG7, ASM1482585v1, whole genome shotgun sequence genomic window carries:
- the LOC122569132 gene encoding nuclear pore complex protein Nup85, protein MDENYSPPTIDIPNIPKHLCITGSWVNSSRISIYMNKQFQSSTKKSSKKYEPTVHILKPEVILFSPQLRKLVNESNGVFLSIQKIKSSGDVRPELLKHSKQYRSILRACIESLQDICGKCLTDKKESLENFLTIFYQIECIWHLIEILYVDIIPGDVVLPQLLEWIRFHFPSRELVAVKILAQKTIGADLEYPNYWEAVIGCALHGKLDLVRALLALHSKADHPAFVMAENILKTMPIYNVYGGYSIDGFTTCWKRWQLELCSNLNSKTFIVDTYLEMIMKLIAGEQDILWQFSQYTDAWYELLAAKLFYTSPCCKQPELSHHANSISKRWQANRPSDNAIRAVMESNLHHVIKEIQYMGDNGWFATHLVDLLYVCGKLKILDRDQIKVSSQLHESLILEYGSTLMAHHSLWQCGASYLIHCPIQGLARLEILLQSLPMGSEARVNKILDIARDNKMDHIVTSICKIQGLKSMRQGRLGNALAWALKAQDSGFITYIADQFLKRYAEHGELDCRDLLENLGFCMMASDRLTFLGKYCEFHQMYSIGEFKEAASLLVSLLVSNLTPKYFWSILLSDAIPLLEAKDVILSSSDCFELLRCVEAHGDDLKFQNKIEIFRLAVARNLARALSLEGCQVEH, encoded by the exons ATGGACGAAAACTACAGTCCTCCTACAATC GATATTCCAAATATTCCTAAACATCTATGTATTACTGGAAGTTGGGTAAATAGTAGCAGAATCagtatatatatgaataaacaatttcaaagtTCAACTAAAAAAAGTTCAAAGAAATATGAGCCAACGGTACATATTTTAAAGCCAGAAGTAATTCTGTTTTCTCCACAATTACGTAAATTAGTAAACGAAAGTAATGGTGTCTTTCTGTccattcaaaaaataaaatcttctgGAGATGTTAGACCAGAACTTTTAAAACATAGCAAGCAATACAGGTCTATTTTAAGAGCATGTATAGAAAGTTTGCAAGATATATGTGGAAAATGTTTGActgataaaaaagaatcactagaaaattttctgaccattttttatcaaatagaATGTATATGGCACTTGATCGAAATCCtttatgtagatataataccag gtgatgtagtattaccacaATTGTTAGAATGGATTAGATTTCACTTTCCATCTAGAGAACTTGTAGCAGTTAAAATATTAGCTCAGAAGACAATCGGTGCTGATTTGGAGTATCCAAATTATTGGGAAGCTGTAATAGGCTGTGCATTACACGGAAAGTTAGATTTAGTAAGAGCTTTATTAGCATTACATAGCAAAGCAGATCACCCTGCTTTCGTAATGgcagaaaatattcttaaaacaaTGCCCATCTATAATGTGTATGGCGGTTATTCTATAGATGGATTTACTACATGTTGGAAACGTTGGCAACTAGAGTTGTGttcaaatttaaatagtaaaaCTTTTATCGTTGATACATACTTAGAAATGATCATGAAg TTAATTGCAGGAGAACAAGATATATTGTGGCAATTTTCACAATATACAGATGCTTGGTATGAACTGTTGGCAGCaaagttattttatacttCTCCATGTTGTAAGCAACCTGAACTTTCTCATCATGCTAATAGTATTTCCAAAAGATGGCAAGCTAATAGACCTTCTGATAATGCTATACGTGCTGTTATGGAAAGCAACTTACACCAtgttattaaagaaatacaatatatgGGTGATAATGGATGGTTTGCTACTCATTTGGTAGATCTATTATATGTTTGTGGAAAACTTAAAATATTGGATAGGGATCAAATAAA agtTAGCAGTCAACTTCATGAATCTCTTATATTGGAATATGGGAGCACATTAATGGCACATCATTCTTTGTGGCAATGTGGTGCAAGTTACTTAATACATTGTCCTATTCAAGGCTTAGCTAGACTAGAAATACTGCTACAGTCACTTCCAATGGGGTCAGAAGCaagagtaaataaaattcttgatATAGCACGAGATAATAAGATGGATCATATAG TTACTAgcatttgtaaaattcaagGACTAAAATCTATGAGGCAAGGAAGATTGGGAAATGCACTTGCATGGGCATTAAAAGCGCAAGATAGTggttttataacatatattgcAGATCAGTTTTTGAAGCGTTATGCAGAACACGGAGAATTGGATTGTCGTGacttattagaaaatttaggTTTTTGTATGATGGCTAGTGATAGACTCACATTCTTGG GAAAGTATTGCGAATTTCATCAAATGTATAGCATTGGAGAATTTAAAGAAGCAGCAAGTTTATTAGTGTCCCttttagtttcaaatttaacaCCAAAATA ctTTTGGTCGATTCTTTTATCGGATGCTATTCCATTATTAGAAGCCAAAGATGTAATTTTATCTTCCAGTGATTGTTTTGAATTATTACGTTGTGTAGAAGCACATGGAGATGATCtaaagtttcaaaataaaattgaaatcttcCGACTAGCCGTTGCTAGGAACCTAGCTCGAGCATTGAGTCTTGAAGGCTGCCAAGTGGAACATTAG